In Acidimicrobiales bacterium, the sequence CGACGCCCGCGTACCGACCCGTGCTGGAGATGCACGGCTGGGGTGGCCTGCAGGACGAGCTGAACGCCATGTCGAAGCAGGGCCGCTGGGGCGAGATGGGCGACCTGATCGACGACGAGATCCTCCACACCTTCGCCGTCGTCGGCACGCCCGAGGAGGCCGTCCGCGGCCTGCGCGAGCGCTGGGGCGACGTCCTGCAACGCGTCAGCTTCTACGCCCCCTACGCGACCGACCCCGACGAGCTTTCGAGCCTGATCTCGATCCTCAAGGAGCCCTGAGGTCGTCGAGGCCGAGGCCTCGAAGGATCCCAGGTCAGGCGTCGGCGTCGACCAGCTCCAGCTGGCCGTCGTCGTAGCGGCGCTTGCAGAGGGAGCGCTGCAGCTTGCCGGAGCTGGTCTTCGGCAGCGTCCCCGGCGTCACGAGCACGATGTCGCGGGCCGGCACGCCCACGGCCTCGACGACCCGCTCGGCGACGCGGTGGCGCAGGTCGGCGAAGTCGTCGGCCCGGGTCTCGGCCACCACCACCAGCGCCTCCCGACCCCGGGCACCCACGCCCCCGAAGGCGATGACGTTGCCGGCGCGCACACCCTCCACCTGGCCGACCGCCCGCTCCACGTCCTCGGGGAGGACGTTCCGGCCGCCGACGATGATCACGTCCTTGATGCGACCGCACACCACCAGCTCACCGTCGAGCGTGTAGGCCAGGTCGCCGGTGCACAGCCAGCCCTCGTGGAACAGCTCGGCGTTGGCGTCCGGGCGCTTGTAGTAGCCGGTGGTCACCGACGTGCCCCGGATCTCCAGCTCGCCGACCTCCCGGTCCTTCAGCACGGCGCCGGTCTCGGGGTCGACGATGCGGATCTCCAGCCCCGGCACGGCCCGGCCCAGCAGGGCGAACCGCCGGCTACCCGGCGAGGCGTCCTCCACGGGCGCGGCGTAGCGCTCGGTCTCCAGCACGCGGCGGTCGACGCAGTCGGTCACCATGCCGCGCATCGGCTCGGGGAAGGTGCCGCCGATCGACACCTCGGCCATCCCGAACGCCGGGAACACCGAGCCGGGACGCAGCCCGTGGCGCTCGCCGGCCCGCACGAAGTCCTCCATGTTGTCGGCATCGATGGGCTCGGCGCCGTTGAGCGCCACCCGCAGCGACGACAGGTCGAGCTGCTCGCCGTTCTTCAGGGCCCGGGTCGCCAGCACGTAGGAGAAGTTGGGACCCGCCGTGGCCGTGCCGCCGTAGGTCGAGATCCACTCCATCCAGCGCGACGGCCGCGACGTGAAGTCCTGCGGCGCGCCCAGCACCAGCGGCGTGCCGGTCGACATCGGCAGGATCAGCAGCCCGACCAGCCCCATGTCGTGGTAGAGCGGCAGCCACGACACCAGCACGTCGGCCTCGGGATCGAGCCTCGCCGCGGCGGCGATGCCGTCGAGGTTGGCGCACACCGCCCGGTCCGGGAGCATCACGCCCTTCGGGTCGGCGGTGGAGCCGCTGGTGAACTGGAGGATCGCCAGCCGCTCGGGGTCGTCGGCCGGGCGCACCCAGGCCGACGCGTCACCGGAGTCCAGCTCGCCGATCTCCAGCATCGGCGGGTCGCCCGGCTCGGGCGTCACGAACGGGGCCAGCTCCGGGTCGACGATCACGACCTTGGCGTCGGCGTGGTGGATGCGCTGCCGGGTCTGGGCCACGAACTCCTCGATCGACCCCAGCCGCATCGGGAGCGGCAGCACGACCAGCGTCGCCCCCGTCAGCCAGGTCGCCTGAATGGCCGACACGAGCGGACGGGTGGTCGGCGACAGCAGCGCCACGTGGTCACCCGGCCCGACCCCGCGGGCCTGCAGCGCCGCCGCGTAGCCCTTGGCCTCCTCGTGGATGTTGCTCCAGGAGGTGACGTCCTCGTTGCCACCGACGACGAACGTGACCGCCCGTCCTGCCAGTGCTGAGCGCTCGATGCGCTGCACGAGGGAGCCATGCGCAGCTGAATGGTCGGCAAACGAGGGCATGAGCCGTGTGACTTCCCGGCGAACACACGGGTTACACGAAGTAAGACATGTCACACCGCGATGCTCCCGCGGGTCGGCGCGGCGCCCCCGCGAGTCAGTCCAGGAGAGTCCACCTGAACCGGTACTGTGGCTTCTCATGGCCGATGCCGACGAAGGCCGCCCCGCCGCCGCTTCCGAGACTCCGCTCTACCGCTACACCGCCGCGCTCGCCGAGCAGATCGAGACCGCCTGGCAGGCTCGTTGGGAGAACGAGGGCGTCTTCCACGCACCGAACCCGATCGGCGACCTGAGCAAGGGCTTCGAGGAGCTGGCCGACAGCCGCAAGCTGTACGTGATGGACATGTTCCCGTACCCCAGCGGGGCGGGACTGCACGTGGGCCATCCACTGGGCTACATCGGCACCGACGTCTACGCCCGCTACATGCGCATGCAGGGCCACAACGTGCTGCACTGCATGGGCTTCGACGCGTTCGGGTTACCGGCCGAGCAGTACGCCGTCGAGCACGGCCAGCACCCGCGGGTCACTACCGAGGCGAACGTCGCCAACATGCGGCGCCAGCTGCGCCGGCTGGGCCTCGGCCACGACGACCGGCGGTCGGTCGTCACCACCGACCCGAACTACTACCGCTGGACCCAGTGGATCTTCCTGCAGATCTACAACTCCTGGTACGACCCCGACGCCGACCGGGCCCGGCCGATCGGCGAGCTGATCGCGGCGCTCGACGCCGGCGAGCGCGAGCCCGGCGAGGGCACCAACCCGCACGAGGCTGCCTGGGCCGACCTGACGGTGACGCAACGCCGGGTCGTGGTCGACAACCACCGCCTGGCCTACCTGCACGAGGCGCCGGTCAACTGGTGCCCCGGCCTGGGCACGGTGCTGGCCAACGAGGAGATCACCGCCGACGGGCGCAGCGAGCGGGGCAACTTCCCCGTGTTCCGGCGGCCGCTGAAGCAGTGGATGCTGCGCATCACCGCCTACGCCGACCGCCTGATCGACGACCTCGACCGGCTGGACTGGCCCGACAAGGTCAAGCTGATGCAGCGCAACTGGATAGGCCGGTCGGAGGGCGCCAACGTGCGCTTCCCGGTGGGCACCCGGTCGTCGTGGGCCGACGAGCCCGCCATCGAGGTGTTCACCACCCGGCCCGACACGCTGTTCGGCGCCACCTACATGGTGCTGGCACCCGAGCACCCGCTGGTCGACGAGCTGACCGCCGAAACATGGCCCGAGGGCACCAAGCCCGAGTGGACGGGCGGCCACGCCACGCCCGCCGAGGCCGTCGCCGCCTACCGGGACGAGGCCTCGCGGCGCAGCGACGTGGAGCGCCAGGTCGAGTCGCGCGAGAAGACCGGCGTCTTCGTCGGGAGCTACGCGACCAACCCCACGAACGGCGCCGAGATCCCGGTCTTCGTCGCCGACTACGTGCTGATGGGCTACGGCACCGGCGCGATCATGGCCGTGCCGGGCCAGGACGAGCGCGACTGGGAGTTCGCCGAGGTCTTCGACCTGCCCATCGTCCGCACGGTGCAGCCGCCCGAGGGCTGGGACGGCAAGGCCTACGTCGGCGACGGTCCCGCCATCAACTCGTCCAACGACGAGATCAGCCTCGACGGCCTGGGCGTCGTCGAGGCCAAGCGCACGATCATCGAGTGGCTGGAGTCCAAGGGCCTGGGCACCGGCACGGTCACGTACAAGCTGCGCGACTGGCTGTTCAGCCGGCAGCGCTACTGGGGCGAGCCGTTCCCGATCGTCTACGACCCCGACGACGGCCTGCCCCGCCCGATCCCCGACCGGATGCTGCCGATCGAGCTGCCCGAGATCGAGGACTACTCCCCCACCACGTTCCCCGAGGACGACCTGACGTCGGACCCGGCGCCGCCGCTGGCCCGGGCCGCCGACTGGGTCGAGGTGGAGCTCGACCTGGGCGAGGGCCCGAAGCTGTACCGCCGGGAGACCAACACGATGCCGCAGTGGGCGGGGTCGTGCTGGTACGAGCTGCGCTACCTCGACCCGACCGACACGGAGGCGCTGGTCGACCCCGTCAACGAGCAGTACTGGATGGGGCCGTCGGGGCCCGACGACACGGGCGGCGTC encodes:
- the leuS gene encoding leucine--tRNA ligase, with amino-acid sequence MADADEGRPAAASETPLYRYTAALAEQIETAWQARWENEGVFHAPNPIGDLSKGFEELADSRKLYVMDMFPYPSGAGLHVGHPLGYIGTDVYARYMRMQGHNVLHCMGFDAFGLPAEQYAVEHGQHPRVTTEANVANMRRQLRRLGLGHDDRRSVVTTDPNYYRWTQWIFLQIYNSWYDPDADRARPIGELIAALDAGEREPGEGTNPHEAAWADLTVTQRRVVVDNHRLAYLHEAPVNWCPGLGTVLANEEITADGRSERGNFPVFRRPLKQWMLRITAYADRLIDDLDRLDWPDKVKLMQRNWIGRSEGANVRFPVGTRSSWADEPAIEVFTTRPDTLFGATYMVLAPEHPLVDELTAETWPEGTKPEWTGGHATPAEAVAAYRDEASRRSDVERQVESREKTGVFVGSYATNPTNGAEIPVFVADYVLMGYGTGAIMAVPGQDERDWEFAEVFDLPIVRTVQPPEGWDGKAYVGDGPAINSSNDEISLDGLGVVEAKRTIIEWLESKGLGTGTVTYKLRDWLFSRQRYWGEPFPIVYDPDDGLPRPIPDRMLPIELPEIEDYSPTTFPEDDLTSDPAPPLARAADWVEVELDLGEGPKLYRRETNTMPQWAGSCWYELRYLDPTDTEALVDPVNEQYWMGPSGPDDTGGVDLYVGGVEHAVLHLLYARFWQKVLYDLGHVSSVEPFKRLFNQGYIQAAAYQDERGVYVDSASVEARDGGFFYEGRPVRREFGKMGKSLKNSVTPDEMYATYGADTLRLYEMSTGPLDQSRPWETRDVVGVYRLLQRVWRNLIDEDTGDLAVAGDEPDDETRRLVAKTTAAVRDAMETLRFNVAIAKITELNNFLTSHCAGEGVPDEVAETLVLLLAPLAPHVAEELWARLGHDESLTRERFPVADRALLIDDYVEIPVQVNGKVRARIEVPVGLSRSALEAAATSDDRVASLLEGVTVRKVITVPDRLVNFVVS
- a CDS encoding AMP-binding protein; amino-acid sequence: MQRIERSALAGRAVTFVVGGNEDVTSWSNIHEEAKGYAAALQARGVGPGDHVALLSPTTRPLVSAIQATWLTGATLVVLPLPMRLGSIEEFVAQTRQRIHHADAKVVIVDPELAPFVTPEPGDPPMLEIGELDSGDASAWVRPADDPERLAILQFTSGSTADPKGVMLPDRAVCANLDGIAAAARLDPEADVLVSWLPLYHDMGLVGLLILPMSTGTPLVLGAPQDFTSRPSRWMEWISTYGGTATAGPNFSYVLATRALKNGEQLDLSSLRVALNGAEPIDADNMEDFVRAGERHGLRPGSVFPAFGMAEVSIGGTFPEPMRGMVTDCVDRRVLETERYAAPVEDASPGSRRFALLGRAVPGLEIRIVDPETGAVLKDREVGELEIRGTSVTTGYYKRPDANAELFHEGWLCTGDLAYTLDGELVVCGRIKDVIIVGGRNVLPEDVERAVGQVEGVRAGNVIAFGGVGARGREALVVVAETRADDFADLRHRVAERVVEAVGVPARDIVLVTPGTLPKTSSGKLQRSLCKRRYDDGQLELVDADA